One stretch of Pseudoxanthomonas sp. Root65 DNA includes these proteins:
- the trpE gene encoding anthranilate synthase component I has translation MIPHAQFQQYAAEGFNRIPVVREVLSDLDTPLSVYLKLADAPHTYLFESVEGGERFGRYSIIGLPVRRVATFRGHTLQIHDHGELIETREVADPFAEVEALRAAYAVPKLEGLPGFTGGLVGWFGFECIGYIEPRLASGEKPDELDTPDILLMLSEEVAVFDNLKGRLYLIVHADPRAPEAWEQAQARLDVLTTKLRQPGSYPAPITRDVLDESHFVSGFTHDGFIAAVEQSKEYIRAGDIFQVVLSQRLSVPFNARPVDVYRALRALNPSPYMYFLDVGDVQVVGSSPEILVRLEQGEVTVRPIAGTRPRGKTHDEDVALEAELLADPKERAEHLMLIDLGRNDTGRVSEAGTVQVGEQFVIERYSHVMHIVSEVTGKLLPGLSYADVLRATFPAGTVSGAPKIRALEVIRELEPIKRNVYAGSIGYIGWHGDADTAIAIRTAVIKDGRLHVQAGAGIVYDSDPEKEWDETMNKGRALFRAVAEAARGL, from the coding sequence TTGATCCCGCACGCCCAGTTCCAGCAGTACGCTGCTGAAGGCTTCAACCGCATCCCCGTCGTCCGTGAAGTGCTGTCCGACCTGGACACGCCGCTTTCGGTCTACCTGAAACTCGCCGACGCGCCGCATACCTACCTGTTCGAGTCGGTGGAAGGCGGCGAACGCTTCGGCCGCTATTCCATCATCGGCCTGCCGGTGCGCCGCGTGGCGACCTTCCGCGGGCACACGCTGCAGATCCACGACCACGGCGAGTTGATCGAGACGCGCGAGGTCGCCGATCCGTTCGCCGAAGTCGAAGCCCTGCGCGCCGCGTATGCCGTGCCGAAACTCGAAGGCCTGCCCGGATTCACCGGTGGCCTGGTCGGCTGGTTCGGCTTCGAGTGCATCGGCTACATCGAGCCGCGGCTGGCGAGCGGCGAGAAGCCCGACGAACTCGACACCCCCGACATCCTGTTGATGCTGTCGGAAGAAGTGGCCGTCTTCGACAACCTCAAAGGCCGCCTGTACCTGATCGTCCACGCCGACCCGCGCGCACCGGAAGCGTGGGAGCAGGCGCAGGCGCGACTGGATGTGCTCACGACCAAATTGCGCCAGCCCGGTTCGTATCCCGCGCCGATCACCCGCGACGTGCTGGACGAGAGCCACTTCGTCTCCGGGTTCACCCACGACGGTTTCATCGCGGCGGTCGAGCAGTCGAAGGAATACATCCGCGCCGGCGACATCTTCCAGGTGGTGCTGAGCCAGCGCCTGAGTGTGCCGTTCAATGCGCGGCCGGTGGATGTGTATCGCGCGCTGCGCGCACTGAATCCCTCGCCGTACATGTATTTCCTGGACGTCGGCGATGTGCAGGTGGTGGGCTCGTCGCCGGAGATCCTGGTGCGGCTGGAGCAGGGCGAGGTCACCGTGCGCCCGATCGCCGGCACCCGCCCGCGCGGGAAGACGCACGATGAGGACGTGGCGCTGGAAGCCGAACTGCTGGCCGATCCCAAGGAGCGCGCCGAGCACCTGATGCTGATCGACCTGGGCCGCAACGACACCGGTCGCGTGTCCGAAGCCGGCACCGTGCAGGTGGGCGAACAGTTCGTCATCGAGCGCTACAGCCACGTGATGCACATCGTCAGCGAGGTCACCGGCAAGCTGTTGCCCGGCCTCAGCTACGCCGACGTGCTGCGTGCGACATTCCCGGCCGGCACGGTCAGCGGCGCGCCGAAGATCCGCGCGCTGGAAGTGATCCGCGAGCTGGAACCGATCAAGCGCAATGTCTATGCCGGCAGCATCGGCTACATCGGCTGGCACGGCGACGCCGATACCGCCATCGCCATCCGTACCGCCGTCATCAAGGACGGCCGCCTGCACGTGCAGGCCGGTGCCGGCATCGTCTACGACTCCGATCCCGAGAAGGAATGGGACGAGACGATGAACAAGGGTCGCGCGCTGTTCCGCGCCGTGGCCGAAGCCGCGAGGGGCTTGTGA
- a CDS encoding HAD-IB family phosphatase, whose translation MDAAYPTPRADAPVVVFDFDHTLYDGDSGGHLVKWLIQRNPLRMAVAAAASVVLGPMVAFLPTRRRGISGYIWIGTFGLHGRRSFDALIDQYVASHRDDVQHRLLPHALEVFREHRARGDNVVVATGAPPELARAILSFVAHEDVPVIGTAVGPRLGAVVATRHCHNEEKMRMLRERGYGEVAVAYSDSSADLPLLKAARAPVVVNPKPARVAMFRRVLPPGTPILNWGCKDRGGAGTA comes from the coding sequence ATGGACGCTGCCTATCCGACACCCCGCGCCGATGCGCCGGTCGTGGTCTTCGATTTCGACCATACCCTGTACGACGGCGATTCCGGCGGCCATCTGGTCAAGTGGCTGATCCAGCGCAATCCGCTGCGCATGGCGGTGGCTGCGGCTGCGTCGGTGGTGCTGGGACCGATGGTGGCGTTCCTGCCGACCCGACGGCGCGGGATTTCCGGCTACATCTGGATCGGTACGTTCGGCCTGCACGGTCGCCGCAGCTTCGATGCGTTGATCGACCAGTACGTGGCCAGCCATCGCGACGACGTGCAGCACCGGTTGCTGCCGCACGCGCTGGAGGTGTTCCGTGAGCACCGGGCACGCGGCGACAACGTGGTGGTGGCCACCGGCGCACCGCCGGAGCTCGCACGCGCGATCCTCAGTTTCGTGGCGCACGAGGACGTACCGGTCATCGGCACCGCCGTCGGCCCGCGCCTCGGGGCGGTGGTGGCCACGCGCCACTGCCACAACGAGGAGAAGATGCGCATGCTGCGCGAGCGCGGCTACGGCGAAGTGGCCGTGGCGTACTCGGACAGCAGTGCCGACCTGCCGCTGCTGAAGGCGGCGCGCGCACCGGTGGTGGTGAATCCGAAGCCCGCACGCGTGGCCATGTTCCGCCGCGTGCTGCCGCCGGGCACGCCCATCCTCAACTGGGGCTGCAAGGACCGCGGCGGGGCCGGCACGGCCTGA
- the trpD gene encoding anthranilate phosphoribosyltransferase, whose translation MPLTPQEALQRTIEHREIFHDEMVDLMRQIMRGDVSPTMTSAILTGLRVKKETVGEIAGAATVMREFSRTVEVADRTHLVDIVGTGGDGSQTFNISTCSMFVAAAAGARIAKHGNRSVSSKSGSADVLETLGVDIELQPEQVAQSIAQTGIGFMFAPVHHPAMKVVAPVRREMGVRTIFNILGPLTNPAGAPSILMGVFHPDLVGIQARVLQELGAERALVVWGRDGMDELSLGAGTLVGELRDGQVREYELHPEDFGIAMAASRNLRVADAAESKAMLLGVLDNRPGPAREIVVLNAGAALYVAGVSESIEDGIAASRDAIASGKALERLQQFVATTQALGRQNRGA comes from the coding sequence ATGCCACTGACCCCCCAAGAAGCCCTGCAACGCACCATCGAGCATCGCGAGATCTTCCACGACGAGATGGTGGACCTGATGCGCCAGATCATGCGCGGCGACGTCTCGCCGACGATGACCTCGGCCATCCTGACCGGCCTGCGGGTGAAGAAGGAAACCGTCGGCGAGATCGCGGGCGCTGCCACGGTGATGCGCGAGTTTTCGCGCACGGTGGAAGTCGCCGACCGCACTCACCTGGTCGACATCGTCGGCACCGGTGGCGATGGTTCGCAGACCTTCAACATCTCCACGTGTTCGATGTTCGTCGCGGCGGCGGCCGGTGCGCGGATCGCCAAGCATGGCAACCGCAGCGTGTCGTCGAAGTCGGGCAGTGCCGACGTGCTGGAGACGCTCGGCGTGGACATCGAGCTGCAGCCTGAGCAGGTGGCGCAATCGATTGCACAGACCGGCATCGGCTTCATGTTCGCACCGGTGCATCACCCGGCGATGAAGGTGGTCGCGCCGGTGCGCCGCGAAATGGGCGTGCGCACCATCTTCAACATCCTCGGCCCGCTGACCAATCCGGCCGGCGCCCCGAGCATCCTGATGGGGGTGTTCCATCCCGACTTGGTCGGCATCCAGGCGCGCGTGCTGCAGGAACTCGGCGCCGAGCGCGCGCTGGTGGTCTGGGGCCGCGACGGCATGGACGAACTGTCGCTGGGCGCCGGCACGCTGGTCGGCGAGCTGCGCGATGGCCAGGTGCGCGAGTACGAACTGCATCCGGAAGACTTCGGCATCGCGATGGCGGCCAGCCGCAACCTGCGCGTCGCCGATGCGGCCGAGTCGAAAGCGATGCTGCTGGGCGTGCTGGACAACCGGCCGGGTCCCGCACGCGAGATCGTGGTGCTCAATGCCGGTGCGGCGTTGTATGTGGCCGGTGTATCAGAGAGCATCGAGGACGGCATCGCCGCCTCGCGCGACGCGATCGCCAGCGGCAAGGCGCTGGAGCGGCTGCAGCAGTTCGTGGCCACCACGCAGGCGCTGGGCCGGCAGAACAGAGGGGCATGA
- the yegS gene encoding lipid kinase YegS, translating into MTSPRWRLILNGKSAGDDDLRKAVQAMRGDGIALYVRVTWEDGDADRYVAEAIADGVATVIAAGGDGTLSEVATTLAHRGETAEALPSLGLVPLGTANDFATAAGIPDEALAALQLVRDAAAVPLDLLRIDTGDGTHWCANLASGGFGTEVTVETDEGLKKMLGGLAYLITGVARLGRIEPMTARVHGPDFDWQGDFIALGIGNGRQAGGGQALCPDALVDDGLLDLTIVPELSGEVAATLGTLVKEGKHAALDRVATRTRLPWVELEADQPLTLNLDGEPVQSRRFRIECVPGRVRMHLPAGCPLRLQP; encoded by the coding sequence ATGACCTCCCCCCGCTGGCGCCTGATCCTCAACGGCAAATCCGCCGGCGACGATGACCTGCGCAAGGCCGTGCAGGCCATGCGCGGGGACGGCATCGCACTGTACGTGCGGGTGACGTGGGAGGACGGCGATGCAGACCGCTACGTCGCCGAGGCCATCGCCGACGGCGTGGCGACCGTCATCGCCGCCGGTGGCGACGGCACCCTGAGCGAGGTGGCCACGACGCTCGCCCATCGCGGCGAGACCGCCGAGGCGCTGCCATCGCTTGGACTGGTGCCGCTGGGCACGGCCAACGATTTCGCCACCGCCGCGGGCATTCCGGATGAAGCGCTGGCCGCGCTGCAGCTCGTCCGCGACGCGGCCGCCGTGCCGCTCGACCTGCTGCGCATCGATACCGGAGACGGCACGCACTGGTGCGCCAACCTGGCCAGCGGCGGCTTCGGTACCGAAGTGACCGTGGAAACCGACGAGGGCTTGAAGAAGATGCTCGGCGGCCTGGCTTACCTGATCACCGGCGTCGCCCGGCTCGGCCGCATCGAGCCGATGACCGCGCGCGTGCACGGCCCCGACTTCGACTGGCAGGGCGATTTCATTGCCCTGGGCATCGGCAACGGGCGCCAGGCTGGCGGTGGGCAGGCGCTGTGTCCGGATGCGCTGGTCGATGACGGCCTGCTGGACCTGACCATCGTTCCGGAACTGTCCGGGGAAGTCGCCGCCACGCTCGGGACGCTGGTCAAGGAAGGCAAGCATGCGGCGCTGGACCGCGTCGCCACCCGCACCCGCCTGCCGTGGGTGGAACTGGAGGCCGACCAGCCGTTGACCCTCAACCTGGACGGCGAGCCGGTGCAGTCGCGGCGTTTCCGCATCGAGTGCGTCCCCGGCCGCGTGCGCATGCATCTGCCTGCGGGCTGTCCGTTGCGTCTGCAACCATAG
- a CDS encoding type IV secretory system conjugative DNA transfer family protein — MLIILALAALAAVGALYLSGYLALLFLGLDGGLVGWGTYVDYLRHLDHPRVQPYAWRIKTAGALGGGIMLLVWAALSVMVYKLRSYRNLHGRARFAGMIDLANKGFLSSKDTGIVVGQMNGKLLRLSGQQFVILAAPTRSGKGVGVVIPNLLDYRESAVVLDIKQENFDLTSGWRQSIGHEVYLFNPFAEDRRSHRWNPMTYVSQDPAFRVSDLQSIAAMLYPDGDDKDKFWISQARNAFLAFTLYLFERHDHDRTAELPTLGAVLRLASGDGGELKPYLQKLVEAPFLSGQARTAFAGLLSQADVTFASIIGSFREPLNPWLNPVLDAATSADDFRLDDVRRRRMTIYVGIQPNKLAESRLIVNLFFSQLINVNTKVLPQNDPTLKHQCLLLMDEFTAIGRVDIIAKAVAYMAGYNLRLLPIIQSMAQLDAVYGKELSRTIITNHALQIIYAPREQQDANDYSEMLGYTTIKRRARTRSHGQGRNVSDNEVLEKRALMLPQELKAMGPEKEIVLYEGLAHPILCRKVRYYKDSYFTRRLMPKVEVAPLRL; from the coding sequence ATTCTGATCATCCTGGCACTGGCGGCCCTGGCGGCCGTCGGCGCGCTTTATCTCTCCGGCTATCTGGCCCTGCTGTTCCTCGGCCTGGATGGGGGCCTGGTCGGATGGGGCACCTACGTCGACTACCTCAGGCACCTCGACCACCCCCGCGTGCAACCGTACGCGTGGCGCATCAAGACGGCGGGCGCGCTCGGCGGCGGCATCATGCTGCTGGTCTGGGCCGCACTGTCGGTGATGGTCTACAAGTTGCGCAGCTATCGGAACCTGCACGGACGTGCGCGCTTCGCGGGCATGATCGACCTGGCCAACAAGGGCTTCCTGTCGAGCAAGGACACCGGCATCGTGGTCGGGCAAATGAACGGCAAGCTGCTGCGCCTGTCGGGGCAGCAGTTCGTGATCCTGGCGGCCCCCACGCGCTCGGGCAAGGGTGTGGGCGTGGTGATCCCCAACCTGCTCGACTACCGCGAATCCGCGGTGGTGCTGGACATCAAGCAGGAGAACTTCGATCTGACCTCGGGCTGGCGCCAGTCGATCGGGCATGAGGTGTACCTGTTCAATCCGTTCGCCGAAGACCGACGCAGCCATCGCTGGAATCCGATGACCTACGTCTCGCAGGACCCGGCCTTCCGCGTCTCCGACCTGCAGAGCATCGCCGCCATGCTGTATCCGGACGGCGACGACAAGGACAAGTTCTGGATCAGCCAGGCACGCAATGCCTTCCTGGCGTTCACCCTGTACCTGTTCGAGCGGCATGACCACGATCGCACCGCGGAACTGCCCACGCTCGGCGCCGTGTTGCGGCTGGCCTCGGGCGATGGCGGCGAGCTGAAGCCCTACCTGCAGAAACTGGTGGAAGCGCCCTTCCTCAGCGGACAGGCGCGCACGGCCTTCGCGGGCCTGCTGTCGCAGGCGGACGTGACGTTCGCGTCCATCATCGGCTCGTTCCGCGAGCCGCTGAATCCCTGGCTCAACCCGGTGCTGGATGCGGCCACCAGTGCCGATGATTTCAGGCTGGACGACGTGCGCCGTCGCCGCATGACGATCTATGTGGGCATCCAGCCGAACAAGCTGGCCGAAAGCCGGCTGATCGTGAACCTGTTCTTCAGCCAGCTGATCAACGTCAACACCAAGGTGCTGCCGCAGAACGACCCGACGCTGAAGCATCAGTGCCTGCTGCTGATGGACGAGTTCACCGCGATCGGCCGCGTCGACATCATCGCCAAGGCCGTGGCCTACATGGCCGGCTACAACCTGCGGCTGCTGCCGATCATCCAGTCGATGGCGCAGCTGGACGCGGTCTACGGCAAGGAACTCTCGCGCACCATCATCACCAACCACGCGCTGCAGATCATCTATGCCCCGCGTGAGCAGCAGGACGCCAACGATTATTCGGAGATGCTGGGCTATACCACCATCAAGCGCCGCGCCCGCACGCGCTCGCACGGCCAAGGCCGCAACGTGTCCGACAACGAGGTGCTGGAGAAGCGCGCCCTGATGCTGCCGCAGGAGCTGAAGGCGATGGGCCCGGAAAAGGAGATCGTGCTGTACGAAGGCCTCGCCCACCCCATCCTGTGCCGCAAGGTGCGCTACTACAAGGACAGTTACTTCACCAGGCGCCTGATGCCGAAGGTCGAGGTCGCGCCGCTGCGGTTGTAG
- a CDS encoding aminodeoxychorismate/anthranilate synthase component II yields MLLMIDNYDSFTYNLVQYLQSLGAEVKVVRNDAMTVDEIAKLAPERIVISPGPCTPNEAGVSLEIIERLGASTPILGVCLGHQSLGQAYGGNVIRAGRIMHGKTSRIRHEGKGVFAGLPDAYEATRYHSLVVERSSLPAALEVTAWTENDDGSFEEIMGLRHREYPVEGVQFHPESILTEHGHALLKNFLER; encoded by the coding sequence ATGCTGTTGATGATCGACAACTACGACAGCTTCACCTACAACCTCGTGCAGTACCTGCAATCGCTGGGGGCCGAGGTGAAGGTGGTGCGCAACGATGCGATGACGGTCGACGAGATCGCGAAGCTCGCACCCGAGCGCATCGTCATTTCGCCCGGTCCCTGCACACCCAACGAAGCCGGCGTGTCGCTGGAGATCATCGAGCGGCTGGGTGCCAGCACGCCGATCCTCGGCGTCTGCCTGGGTCACCAGAGCCTGGGGCAAGCCTATGGCGGCAACGTCATCCGCGCAGGCCGCATCATGCACGGCAAGACCTCGCGCATCCGCCACGAAGGCAAGGGCGTGTTCGCCGGCCTGCCGGATGCCTACGAGGCCACGCGCTACCACTCGCTGGTGGTCGAACGCAGCAGCCTGCCGGCGGCGCTGGAAGTCACCGCGTGGACCGAGAACGACGATGGCAGCTTCGAGGAGATCATGGGGCTGCGACACCGCGAGTATCCGGTGGAAGGCGTGCAGTTCCATCCCGAGTCGATCCTGACCGAGCATGGCCATGCCCTGCTGAAGAATTTCCTCGAACGATGA
- a CDS encoding zf-TFIIB domain-containing protein has protein sequence MQCPKCQGAMELIVEPEASAHRCTRCKGLWFEMMAHETLKHRAEEIDTGDPAQGEECNKVDRIKCPVCIGRWDLIRMVDPQQPHIWFESCKNCYGRFYDAGEYQDFAEIELADLIKDWNAPERI, from the coding sequence ATGCAATGCCCGAAATGCCAAGGTGCGATGGAACTCATCGTCGAACCCGAGGCCAGCGCGCATCGCTGCACCCGCTGCAAGGGGCTCTGGTTCGAGATGATGGCGCACGAGACGCTCAAGCACCGGGCCGAGGAGATCGACACCGGCGACCCGGCGCAGGGCGAGGAATGCAACAAGGTGGACCGGATCAAATGCCCGGTCTGCATCGGCAGGTGGGACCTGATCCGCATGGTGGATCCGCAGCAGCCGCATATCTGGTTCGAAAGCTGCAAGAACTGCTATGGCCGCTTCTATGATGCCGGCGAGTATCAGGACTTCGCCGAGATCGAGTTGGCCGACCTGATCAAGGACTGGAACGCGCCGGAGCGGATCTGA
- a CDS encoding DnaJ domain-containing protein — protein MKRWYGKLLGFVAGWLLMRHPLGGLVGLIIGHAFDQDWFKLSRDNPYRVLDLTSDASDAEIDQAYRRLISQYHPDKMAGAAEDLRDHAEQKAREINAAYDRIKTLRKRK, from the coding sequence ATGAAGCGCTGGTACGGAAAACTGCTGGGATTCGTGGCCGGTTGGCTGCTGATGCGCCATCCGTTGGGCGGACTGGTGGGCCTGATCATCGGCCACGCCTTCGACCAGGACTGGTTCAAGCTCAGCCGCGACAACCCGTACCGCGTGCTCGACCTGACCAGCGATGCCAGCGACGCCGAGATCGACCAGGCCTACCGCCGGCTGATCTCGCAGTACCACCCCGACAAGATGGCCGGTGCCGCGGAAGACCTGCGCGACCACGCCGAACAGAAGGCGCGCGAGATCAATGCCGCCTACGACCGCATCAAGACCCTGCGCAAGCGCAAGTGA
- a CDS encoding aminotransferase class I/II-fold pyridoxal phosphate-dependent enzyme — translation MDVATANAKISLRNDYSEGAHPRLLQALAVASAEINRGYGLDVHSERAAALIRDRLGRDADVHFLAGGTQTNLVALAAFLRPHEAVIAPASGHIATHETGAIEASGHKVLTVATADGKLSPELILPCLDGHRSEHMVKPRLVYISNTTEWGTVYSAAELQALGGFCRDRGLLLYIDGARLASALTTEGNDVDLALLAGQADAFYIGGTKNGALLGEALVIVNPGLRTDFRHVIKQRGAMLAKGMVVGAQFEALFEDGLYFVLATHANVMAQRLRDILQKAGVPLAVDSPSNQLFPVLPDAVVAQLQQWVEFETWERRGDGTTVIRLMTSWATPESAIEAFASVVSMLQVRLSTATATPTVEGL, via the coding sequence ATGGATGTGGCGACCGCCAACGCGAAGATCAGCCTGCGCAACGATTACAGCGAGGGCGCGCATCCGCGCCTGCTGCAGGCACTGGCCGTGGCGAGCGCCGAGATCAACCGCGGCTACGGCCTGGACGTGCACAGTGAGCGCGCCGCCGCGCTGATCCGCGACCGGCTCGGTCGCGATGCCGATGTGCATTTCCTGGCCGGCGGCACGCAGACCAACCTGGTGGCCTTGGCCGCCTTCCTGCGCCCGCACGAAGCGGTGATCGCACCGGCGAGCGGCCACATCGCCACGCACGAGACGGGCGCCATCGAAGCCTCGGGCCACAAGGTGCTGACGGTGGCCACGGCGGACGGCAAGCTGAGCCCCGAGCTGATCCTGCCGTGCCTCGACGGCCACCGCAGCGAGCACATGGTGAAGCCGCGGCTGGTCTACATCTCCAACACCACCGAATGGGGCACCGTCTACAGCGCGGCGGAACTGCAGGCGCTGGGCGGCTTCTGCCGTGATCGCGGCCTGCTGCTCTACATCGACGGCGCGCGCCTCGCCTCGGCGTTGACGACGGAAGGCAACGACGTCGACCTGGCCCTGCTGGCCGGGCAGGCCGATGCGTTCTACATCGGCGGCACCAAGAACGGCGCGCTGCTGGGCGAGGCGCTGGTCATCGTGAATCCGGGGCTGCGTACCGACTTCCGCCATGTCATCAAGCAGCGCGGTGCAATGCTGGCCAAGGGCATGGTGGTCGGCGCGCAGTTCGAGGCGCTGTTCGAGGACGGCCTGTACTTCGTGCTGGCGACCCATGCGAACGTCATGGCGCAGCGCCTGCGGGACATCCTCCAGAAAGCCGGCGTGCCGCTGGCGGTCGATTCGCCCAGCAACCAGCTGTTTCCGGTGCTGCCGGACGCGGTCGTCGCGCAGCTGCAGCAGTGGGTCGAGTTCGAGACTTGGGAGCGGCGCGGCGATGGCACGACGGTGATCCGCCTGATGACGTCGTGGGCGACGCCGGAGTCCGCCATCGAGGCTTTCGCTTCGGTTGTATCCATGCTGCAGGTAAGGCTTTCAACAGCAACCGCAACACCGACGGTAGAAGGGCTCTGA
- a CDS encoding TcpQ domain-containing protein produces MLSCVVMVPMVVAGCATPQAADINGRWRPVNRFAEAPQAIPLQQVYIYQASPADGTLKTMLGRWAKDARLTLAYLHPNDYTLHAPIANIRTGSLEDAAAALSAAYAEQGVQVSVERPRIIVSQALPPSADVAPTAPLGD; encoded by the coding sequence ATGTTGTCGTGTGTCGTGATGGTGCCGATGGTGGTCGCGGGATGCGCCACGCCACAGGCTGCCGATATCAACGGGCGCTGGCGGCCGGTGAACCGGTTTGCGGAGGCGCCGCAGGCCATCCCGCTGCAGCAGGTCTACATCTACCAGGCCTCTCCCGCGGACGGCACGCTCAAGACCATGCTGGGCCGCTGGGCCAAGGACGCCCGTCTCACGCTGGCGTACCTGCACCCGAACGACTACACGCTGCACGCGCCCATCGCGAACATCCGCACGGGAAGCCTGGAGGACGCCGCCGCCGCGCTGTCGGCGGCGTATGCGGAGCAGGGCGTGCAGGTGTCCGTCGAGCGCCCCCGGATCATCGTGAGCCAGGCGCTGCCGCCGTCGGCGGACGTGGCGCCGACCGCGCCGCTCGGCGACTGA
- the trpC gene encoding indole-3-glycerol phosphate synthase TrpC codes for MSDILNTILARKADEIAERSARVSLADLRARIADAPPTRGFADALNAMVAQGDPAVIAEVKKASPSKGVIRPDFRPADIAVSYEFGGAACLSVLTDVDFFQGADEYLKQAREACTLPVLRKDFTVDPYQVYEARVLGADCILLIVAALDDGQLVDLSGLAMQLGMDVLVEVHDIDELERALQVPVPLVGINNRNLRTFEVSLQTTLDMKEAVPKDRLLVTESGILVPEDVATMRDAGINAFLVGETFMRAEEPGEALRQLFFAA; via the coding sequence ATGAGCGACATCCTCAACACCATCCTCGCCCGCAAGGCGGACGAGATCGCCGAGCGCAGCGCCCGCGTATCGCTGGCCGACCTGCGCGCGCGCATCGCCGACGCGCCGCCGACGCGCGGCTTCGCCGATGCGCTGAACGCGATGGTCGCGCAGGGCGATCCGGCGGTGATCGCCGAGGTCAAGAAAGCCAGTCCGTCGAAGGGGGTGATCCGTCCGGATTTCCGTCCCGCCGACATCGCCGTGAGCTACGAATTCGGCGGCGCAGCCTGCCTGTCGGTGCTGACCGACGTGGACTTCTTCCAGGGTGCGGACGAGTACCTCAAGCAGGCGCGCGAGGCCTGCACGCTGCCGGTGCTGCGCAAGGACTTCACCGTCGACCCGTACCAGGTGTACGAAGCGCGCGTGCTGGGCGCGGACTGCATCCTGCTGATCGTGGCCGCGCTGGACGATGGCCAACTGGTCGACCTGTCCGGCCTAGCCATGCAACTGGGCATGGACGTGCTGGTGGAAGTACACGACATCGACGAACTGGAGCGCGCGCTGCAGGTGCCGGTGCCGCTGGTCGGCATCAACAACCGCAACCTGCGCACGTTCGAGGTGTCGCTGCAGACCACGCTGGACATGAAGGAGGCGGTGCCGAAGGACCGCCTGCTGGTGACGGAAAGCGGCATCCTGGTGCCCGAGGATGTCGCCACCATGCGCGACGCGGGCATCAACGCGTTCCTGGTGGGCGAGACCTTCATGCGCGCCGAAGAACCCGGCGAAGCCCTGCGTCAGCTATTCTTCGCCGCATGA
- the rpe gene encoding ribulose-phosphate 3-epimerase: protein MSNCIIAPSILSADFARLGEEVDNVLKAGADWVHFDVMDNHYVPNLTIGPLVCSALRKHGVTAPIDVHLMVEPVDRIVPDFAEAGASIISFHPEASKHVHRTIQLIKSLGCKAGLVLNPGTPVEVLDWVLPELDLVLLMSVNPGFGGQAFIPSALDKLRAVRAMIDKTGKDIRLEIDGGVKADNIAQIAAAGADAFVAGSAIFNAPDYRDVIDRMRHAVAEARG, encoded by the coding sequence ATGTCGAACTGCATCATCGCCCCGTCCATCCTGTCCGCCGATTTCGCCCGCCTGGGCGAGGAAGTCGACAACGTGCTGAAGGCCGGCGCCGACTGGGTGCACTTCGACGTGATGGACAACCACTACGTGCCCAACCTGACGATCGGCCCGCTGGTGTGCAGCGCGTTGCGCAAGCACGGCGTCACCGCACCGATCGACGTGCACCTGATGGTGGAGCCGGTGGACCGCATCGTGCCGGACTTCGCCGAAGCCGGCGCCAGCATCATCAGCTTCCACCCCGAAGCCTCGAAGCACGTGCACCGCACCATCCAGCTGATCAAGTCGCTGGGCTGCAAGGCCGGCCTGGTGCTCAACCCCGGCACGCCGGTCGAGGTGCTGGACTGGGTGCTGCCGGAACTGGACCTGGTGCTGCTGATGTCGGTGAACCCGGGCTTCGGCGGGCAGGCGTTCATTCCGTCGGCGCTGGACAAGCTGCGCGCGGTGCGCGCGATGATCGACAAGACCGGCAAGGACATCCGCCTGGAGATCGACGGCGGCGTGAAGGCCGACAACATCGCCCAGATCGCCGCGGCGGGCGCGGATGCCTTCGTCGCCGGCTCGGCGATCTTCAATGCGCCGGACTACAGGGACGTGATCGATCGCATGCGCCACGCCGTGGCGGAAGCGCGCGGCTGA
- a CDS encoding antibiotic biosynthesis monooxygenase — MAGDGFASLPKPPYYAVIFSSQRNAYDDAGYGAMAERMVELAARQPGFLGMESTRGTDGFGITVAYWESEDAIRAWRQHAEHTAAREQGRRDWYDHFELRVAKVERAYGWDRTKGG, encoded by the coding sequence ATGGCCGGCGATGGATTCGCGTCGCTCCCCAAGCCGCCGTACTACGCGGTGATCTTCTCGTCGCAGCGCAACGCGTACGACGATGCCGGTTACGGTGCGATGGCCGAGCGCATGGTGGAACTGGCGGCGCGGCAGCCCGGCTTCCTGGGCATGGAATCGACGCGCGGAACGGATGGTTTCGGCATCACCGTGGCCTACTGGGAGAGCGAGGACGCCATCCGCGCCTGGCGCCAGCATGCCGAACACACGGCCGCGCGCGAACAAGGGCGGCGCGACTGGTACGACCATTTCGAGCTGCGCGTGGCCAAGGTCGAACGGGCCTATGGCTGGGACCGCACGAAAGGCGGGTAG